The Natrinema pellirubrum DSM 15624 region GTCGGTCAACCGCTCGTCGAGGGTGTCTCGAAACCCCTCGGTCGGCTCGGGCGCTCGAGTCGTCTCCCGTTTGGCGACCAGTTGCGTTTCCGAAACGACGGCGTCGACGGCCTCGAGCAACCGTCGGACGTCGCCGTCGGACGGGACTTCGGCGACCAGCCGGGCCGACTCGGCGCCGTACTCGCCGCCCTCGATCGTCGCACCCCACGCCGCGAGCGCGGTCACCGGTGTTTCGCCGCTGACGGTCGCCTGGAGAAGCGGTTCCGTCTCGTCCCGTATCCGCCGCACGTTGGCGACGGCCTCGCAGTCGGTCAGCGATTCGTCGACGCCCTCGAGCGGGCCGTCAGCAGTGAGATAACAGACGACCGCGCCGTCGCCGCGCGGGATCGCCCCCGCCAAGGACAGGGCGCGGTCGGCCTCGCGTGCGGCACCGACGAACGGGACCGTCTCGCCGCGGACTTCGACGGTTACCTCGGTACCCGTGTCGGCGACCAGTAGGTCCTCCTGTTGGCCGGCATTGATCGCGAACCCCGCGACGCCGCCCAGCGTCTCGAGGGCGACTCGCTCCTGATCGCTGAATCCGTCTTCCCGGTCGGTGTATACCGTTACGACGCCGTAGACAGTCCCTTGGTACGCGAGCGGGACCGCCAGACACGACTGGAGGCCGTGACCGAACGCCGCTCGACGGATCCCACGGGGAACGGTATCGTCCTCGGCGATCGCCTCGTGACGTTGCGTCTTGCCGGACGTGACCGCGGCTTGGCCGGGGACGGTGCGCTCGTCCTCGAGGCTCTCGCCGATCCGCTCGCGCAGGTCGGCTGCATCGCCAGCCGCGGCGAGTACTCGGAGACGCTCCTCGGAGAACGACCGGTCGCCGACCCAGGCGAACCTGTAGAGGTCGGTGCCGCCCAACTGCTCGCAGACCGTCCGAGCGATGTCCGAGCGGTCCGACGTGCCGATTACCTGCTGTAACACGGTCGCGACCAACGAGTTGATCCGCTGGATCCGATCGAGTCGCTGGTCGATCCGATCGACGGTCTGCTCGGTTTCCTTCTGCGGTGTGCGGTCTCGGACGTAGACGAGCGTTCCCTCGTCGACGTGAACGTCGACCGCAAGCCACCGGTCGATCAGCGGGTAGTACTCCTCGAAGGAGGCGGGCGTCGGCGATGGGCCGCCGAAGGTCTCCCGCAGCGTCCCGTCGGCCGACTTCGGGAAGCACTCCCCGATCGCCGTCCCGCGTAGCGCGGACGGGTCGGTCTCCAGGAGCGTCGCAGCGGCGTCGTTGACGTCGACGACGCGTCCGTCCGCCGCCGTTTCGATGATCCCGATGGGAGCCCGCTGTAGTCGCTCGTCCATCGCGTCCGAACCGCTGCCACCTGCCGCCGTCTCGTCGTCGAATCGGTCAGTCATCGTCCGTGATCGGTCGAAACTCGAACGTCGTACCGCCGCACGATCCCTCGGCGATCGAAACCGTCCAGTCGTGTGCGTGGGCGATCCGCCTGACGATCGTCAACCCGAGACCGGTTCCGCCCCCCGCGTCGGTCGACGAGTAGCCGGGTTCGAACACTCGCTCGCGCTTGTCGGCCGGAATTCCGGGCCCGTCATCGGCGACGAGAAACCCACGATCGGCGCTTTCGACCCGGACACGGACCGGTTCGTCACGGGCCGATTCGGTCGCGTCCGGACCGTCTGTCGAACTGTGTTCAGTATCCTGACCAGCGGCCGAGCCAGAGTTCGTCGAGCCATGCTCGACGGCGTTCCGGAACAGGTTCTCGAACAGCCGCTGGAGCCGGTCGGGATCGGCATCGAGCCGCGGGAGGTCGTCGTCGATTTCGAGCGACGCGGCCTCCGTCTCGACGGTCGCCCAGGCGTCCGATGCAACGGCATCGATCGCGACGTTCTCGGACGCATCGATCGCGCGGTCCCCACGGGCCAGCGTGAGCGCATCTCGAATGATCCGCTCCATCCGGTCGTGGGCGTCTTCGACCTGATCGAAGTGGTCCGTCTCGCCCGTCTCTCTCGCCGCCCGGAGGTGTGCCTTCGCGACGTCCAGCGGGTTCCGCAGGTCGTGCGTGATGACGCTTGCGACGCGGTCGAACTCGACGGGATCGGCGCTCGTCGGTTCCAGTTCGGTCATCAGGACGTACCCGTCAACCTCGTCCCCACCGTCCGCTCCGTCGCTGGTATTGTCGTCGCTCGAGCGGCCGACGCTCCGAAGCCGGACCGGTCGGCGTTCAGCGTCGCCCGTTCGGACACCGATCTCGATATCGATCGCGTTCCCGGCTGCGAGCTGATCGCAGGCAGCTGCGACCTCTGATTCGTCGACTGCGCAGTTCCGACGCAGCCATTCGCGGACGTTCGTTCCGATCGACGCCGCGTCGAAGGTCGCATCGAACGTATCGTTCGTCGCTGCGATTACCGGCGTTCCGGCCGAGACATCGTAACCCATGACCGGCACCGGCACGGCATCGATCGTGATGGCGTCGGACTCGTCCGCCCGACCGTCATCACGGCGGTCCGTCATGGAGATCACCGACGCCCGGCCGCTGGGACGGTGCGCTCGTGGTGACTCGTTCGACGCGTCGCAACGGCCGGTCGAACCGCCGCCCGGCGTACTGCTGGGGAGATCATACACTCATCGTTGTAACCCTGACCCATAGACGCACACCCTAGTAATAACGAAAACCGATCTGAAACGTCTTTCGACTGTCCGACATGACGCGGCAACGACCGGGACCCAGCAAACGGTGTTTCTCGGCGTGACACACGGCGGCGGTCGTTTTCTTTCCCGTATCCGAAGCCGCGACTATGGCAGCGATCACCGCTAACGGGGTATCGAAACGATACGGAACGGTCACGGCACTGGAGCGCGTCTCCCTTTCGGTCGAGGAAGGGGAAATATTCGGGTTCCTCGGCCCGAACGGTGCCGGCAAGTCGACGTTCATCAACGTCCTGCTGGATTTCGCTCGGCCGACCGACGGCTCGGCCGAGCTGTTCGGTCGCGACTGTCAGGCCGACGGCGTCTCGGCGCGCGAGCGCGTCGGCGTCCTCCCCGACGGCTACTCGGTGTTCGACCGACTCACCGGCCGCCAACACGTCGCGTACGTCGTCCGGTCGAAAGACGCCGACGACGACCCCGCCGAGGTCCTCGAGCGCGTCGGGATTTCGGCGGCGGCCGACCGGCCGGCAAGCGACTACTCCAAGGGCATGAAACAGCGCCTCGTTCTGGGAATGGCGCTCGTTGGCGAGCCCGATCTCCTGCTCCTCGACGAGCCGACGACGGGGCTGGACCCGAGCGGAGCCGCCGAGATCCGATCGATCCTCCGCGAGGAACGCGACCGCGGCGCTGCGGTCTTCTTCTCGAGTCACATCCTCGAGCAGGTCGAGGCGATCTGCGACCGCGTCGGCATCTTGCAGGACGGCGAACTGGTCGCCGTCGATACGATCGACGGACTTCGCCAGTCGATCGGCGGCGGGACCAAGCTCCTGATCGACGTCGGCGAACTGGACGACGCGACGACCGAGGCGGTCCGCGGCGTCGACGGCGTCGAGACGGTGACCGTCAGCGACGGGACGACGCTCGAGGTCACGTGTACGAACGACGCGAAGATGGACGTCGTGGTCGAACTCCAGCGCCGCGGTGCGGACGTGATGAACTTCCGGACCGAAGAGGCCTCCCTGGAGGAGATGTTCCTCGCGTACACGGGGGGCAGTCGGGAATGAACTGGCGGATAATCGCCCGAACGGACGCCGCGCTCGCTTCGGCACCGCGGTCGACGCGACTGGTGCTTGTACTCCCGGCCGTCACGATTCTCGCGGCCGCGTACCTCTATCCGGTGTTTGGGTCCGACCCGATTACGACTGCCCGCTTTTCCGGGTTCGTCGACGGCTGGCTCGCGACCGTCGTTCCCCTGACCGGCGTCTTGCTGGGCCACGACGCGGTCGTGAGCGAACGCGAGTCCGGCTCGCTGTTGCTCTCACTGTCGCTGCCGCACGGGCGTGGCGACTTCGTTCTCGGGAAAGTCCTGAGCCGCGTCGGGCTGGTAAGTGGCGTCATCCTCGCCGCGATGGTCCTCGGTGCCGGACTCGTCGTGTATCCCTTCGGCCGACTCGAGGTCGTGCAGTTCTGTGGCTTCGTCGCGACGACCGTCGCTTTCGGAGCGATCTGGACCAACCTCGGAATCGCCGCGTCGCTCTCGACCGTGACCAAACAGCGCGCGTTCGTGGTCGCGTTCGGGCTATTCCTCCTGTTCGTCCTGGTCTGGGACGCCATCGCCGACGGGCTCCAGTACGGACTCGACAGGGCCGGACTCGTCGACGGGAGCCTTCCCGACCCCGTCCGGTTCGTCTTCGGCCTCGAGCCCGGGGCTGTCTTCCAGCGGGTCACTGCGGGCTTTTTCGATCCGAGTGCGAGCGTCGACGGTCCGTGGTATCTCGGCGAGTGGGTCGCACTGGCCGTCTTCGGCCTGTGGCTACTCGGGCCCTTGACGGTGACCTACAGCCGCTTTGCCGGCAGTGATCTGTCATGAGTTGGCGGACCGTCGCACGCAAGGATATCCACGACGCCCGCCGCTCCCGAACGCTCTGGCTACTGCTCGGACTGCTATCGATCCTGTTCGGCGGCTACGCCGTCGCGTACGCTACCGTAGACGATGGGACGTTCGCGGGGTTCGTCACGGGTTCGGTTGGACTCGTCGACGGGGTCCTGCCGATACTCGGGCTCTTACTCGGCTATCGGTCGATTTCCGACGACCGGACTGACGGGAGCCTCTTGCTCTCGCTGTCCCTGCCGCAGTCCCGTCGGGAGTTGCTCGTGGGAACGGCGGTCGGTCGGACGGTCACGTTGCTGGGACCGACACTCTTCGGACTGTCGATCGCTGGGCTGTACGCGGCGCTGCGGTACGGGAAAGCCGGTGCGATCGCGTATCCGTGGTTCCTGTTCGCCACTGCCCTCTACGGCGCGTCGTTCGTCGCGATCGCCGTCGCACTTTCGGCGTCGACTACGACGGATCGCCGGATCACCTACGGTGCGGTCGGTGGCTACCTCCTCCTGGTGGTCCTCTGGCGAACCCTTACGTCGATCGCCGTGACGGTGCTTCACCGGTTCGACACGAGTCTAGGCCTGCCCGACTGGGCACTGTTCCTCCAGTTAGTCGAACCCGGCGAAGCGTACGCTCGACTCCTCTCGGTGGGATTCGAGGTCGAGCGGGCGAACCGGTACGTCGGGAACGGGACGCCGGCGTTCGTCGACTGGTGGGCCGCACTGGCGGTACTCGTCGCCTGGATCGCGGTCCCGCTGCTGGTCGGCTCCCGTCAGTTCGAGCGCGGTGATTTGTGAACGATCGGCCCGTTTCTCTCCGCTGCCGGCGGTGAGAGCCATCGGACGGCTGCTCTCTCGGTCGGCCGAGACCACCGCGTTCATTACATCCCACTGTCAACATTGCGAGAGAGGAATCGATGTCACTCGTCGAGACGTCCGCGGCCGTCGCTCTCGACGTCACAGCGGTCGCGCTGCTTGGCTGGACGCTCTGGCTCGCCGTCCAGTCACGGGACCGGCCCAGCGCGCCCCCGTTTATCGTCATACTGGCACTCCTGACGGTTCTCGGGGGCCTCTCGGCACTGGCGGAACTACCGGGGACGTCGGCGGTTCCGGCGCTGGCGATGATCATCGACATCGGCCAGTTCGGCGTCGGGATCGTCGTTCCGGGCGTCTGGGTCGTGTACGCGCTCAGCTACACCGGTCGGGGAACCGGCCTCACGCGGCGGCGCATCGCCATGTTTCTCGGGATGGCGGTCCCGGTTGTGCTGAGCGCGATCGTCGTCGCCCTTCGTCCCCCGAAGACCGTTGGCGAACGCCTACTCGTGTCGTTTATCGGAGCGGAGATTATGCTAGTTCTGGGACTGTTCACGTACGGTACCTATCTCTTGGTCGGGCACGGGTGGAACCACGCCCGCATCTCGAGGGGACAGGTCGCGATCGTGATCGCCGCGATCGCGGCGCCGTATCTCGCCGGTGGGATCGGGAGTAGCGACCCCGTCGCGGACGGCGTCACGATCGGCCTCCTCGTCTCCGGTGGGCTGCTCGCAGTCGCAGTGCGGCAGTATCCGGTGATGACGGGTTTTCCCAAGGCGGAGTACGTTGCCCGAACGCGCGTCGTCGAGGCGCTCCAGGAGGCGGTCATCGTACTCGACTGGGAGGACCACGTCCTCGACGCGAACGCGACGACTGCGGAGTTGTTCGGTCAGTCCCCGCAATCGATGATCGGTGACCCGCTCCGTTCGATCACCACCGGGCTCGAGGGGACCGACCTCTCTGCGGGTGCGACGGGAACGATCCCGCTCCAGACGACGAAAGGACGCCGACGGTTCCAGTTCAGCGTCTCGGCGGTCGACAACGCCGAAACCGATACCGATGACGGGGCCGGTCCGGTTGCGAGAACCGTGATGTTACGTGACGTGACCGACCGCCAGACGCGCGAGCAGCGACTGGCTGTACTCAATCGCGTCCTCCGGCACAACGTTCGGAACGAACTGGATGTCGTCCTCGCGTACGCCGACCGTATCGACGACGAAGACGTACGGGACGGAATTCGTGACAGTGCGACCGACCTCGTCGAACTCAGCAGCAAGGCCCGGGCGGCTGAGGACGTGATGACCGCCAGCGCGGGGTCGCCCGAGCCGGTCGATCTCGCTGCTGTCGCACGGGACGTCGTCGAGGAGTACCGAACTGCTAACCGCCCGTGTGAAATTTCGTTGTCCTGTCCCGGCGAGATACTCGTCTCGTCGCATCGATCCGTCGTCCGGCGCGTGCTGTCGGAACTCGTCGACAACGCGATCACGCACGCGGACCGCTCCCCCCGGATCGAGATCACGGCTCGAGCGAGTCCCGACGGTACCGCCGAACTCGTCGTCGCGGACGACGGACCGGGGATTCCGGCTCGAGAGCGGGAAATACTTGGCGACGGAACGGAGACGCAACTCGAACACGGGAGCGGTATCGGGCTCTGGTTCGTCAACTGGGCCGTTACGCAACTGGGCGGGGACCTCTCTTTCCGCGAGAACGAGCCGACTGGAAGCGTCGTGACCGTCCGTCTCTACGACACCGACTATTCGTCGTGAACGGATCGAAAAACGAGTATCGACGGGGAATGATCGAGTGACGTGGCGATTCTCACCGGACTGTCGTCTGGTCGCCTCGTTCGGCTTCGGCGTCACTGATGATCTTGTACACGTGAAGTGGGACGATCACGACGCCCAGCAACAGGTAATTGAGCGTGAGGAAGTTGATCACTGCTAGTTTCGTCCGGCCGACGTAGTAGTACGCGACCGGCGAGAGGACGAACGCCAGCAGGATCGCCACGGGCGTGGACTTCTCTGTGAGCGCCTGTGCTTGTCGGCTGTCGTCGTCAGCGGGGGACCTATTCGTCGCCATGGCTGTCAGAGGACTCGATCGAGCGGCGCTGATAGAGCGCGTATCCGAGTGCGGTCGTGACCGCAACGATGCTCGCTATCCTCGTCTTGCTCACCTCCATGTCCGAACGATGGGACGGGAAGCAAATAGGCCCCGAGCCAGTGTCTCAACGCCGGAAACACCGGTGGGTTTTCGAAGTATTATATTTATGCAAAATTCATGAGACAGATGAAAATAGCTCACGTCCGTAGTATCGGCTGAAAGTAGGAAGTACTGACGCAACTACGATTTATTCTGTGGTGACTCTTCCTGCCTTCCAAGGAGCCAGTAAAGCGCCAACCCCAATACAGCTTCGAGTGGCCTGGTTCCAACGAAGTAGGGTAGATGTCGGTTGGTTCCCGGTTGGTTTCGAGATTCAGACGGGAAAATAGCCGCTCGCTATTCTATCAAATGTCATAACTTACCATATGAATATAGAAAATCCGGTTTAGACTAACACCGGACAGCGCCGCCGCTCACGATTCAGCAAACCGAAGGAAGGCGTTACGTTAGTCTGGCGGTGGCTTCGACCCGAGACCGAACATTCCCTCCGCCACAGCGAGGAACTGACTCGCCGTCACCAACGGCGCGTAGTCGGGATCGTCCTCGACGGACAGCTTCACGAGGAGATCGACGAGCCGCCAGCAGTTGCACAGCGTACACGCAAACATGAACCCGAAGAACCGCAGCACCGGGTCTTTACTGCCCGAACGGGGCAGGAAGTGGCCGACCTTCTTGTAGCCGTTTTCGATACCTCACCGGTCGCCGTAGTTACGAATCATTCGGGCAGCAGCGTGTATCTGCTCTTCCTCCGGGATTGTCTCTCGGTTCCGACCGCCACGTTTGTTCGCCAACGGATGATTCGTCTCAAAGACGACGTACTGCTCAGCGCCGTCGATGTCGTCTTCGCTGAGCCCTTTCTCCCCTTCCTCTTCTCGGATGTCGTCCACGAGGGAGTCGAACGGCGACTGGTCGGGGAGTTCGTCCCCACCAGCCTCTTGGAAGTCGGAGAGGAGTCCCTGCCGGAGCTCGGACGGGCCGTCGTTGTCACCTTCGTCCTCTTCGTCGGCGAGCACGTGCGGAACGTAGACTGTCTTCCGAGTCGGCATGCCGGGCCGGTCTTCCTCTTCGATGATGCGCACTGTCTCGCGGTTCTCCCACATCTTGCGCATCCGCCGTTTATCGTCCGAGTCGCGGCTCTTCTTGTTGAGGTAGTACGTTGAGTGCTTCTCGCTAGAGTTCTTCGCCGCTTCCGAGTCGAACCCAGCGTCCATCATCACGATCTCCGGGTCGTGGAGTAACTCGTTCGCCGTCTCCATCAGTTTATCCACGATCTCGCCCTTCGTTATCCCGCGCTTCACCGGGACCGCGTCGAGAATCAGCGGGACATCGAGGCCGACGACTTGGACGGTTGCCCATTGAAAGTAGTGTTGTGGGCGTGTGTCGTTGTCGTTCTTGTACCCGAGTACCCAGTCTTCAGCGTTGCTCCCGTCGGCGTTCCGCACGACCTCGCCTGTCCATGGGTGACCTTTGGTTTGGTCGATCGCCACCTTCACTTTCCCGACGAGTTCGCCTTTACGGCGGGCTTCTGCGATGAGATCGCGCGTGACCTCTTGGTGCAACTCGCGTATCTCTTCGATGGTGAACTTCTTGAGCTCGCGTCGGTGTGTGCTGGGGTAATGGATTTGGTCGTGTCCGGACTTCGCCAACATATTCCCGAGCCCAGACTCGGGGAAAACGTCGTCGCCAGCCGTAGCGAGAGCTGCGTGACCGTCGAAAAACCTCGCTTCCGGTATCTGCCAGTTGTGGTGGCGCTTCAGGTACCAGTGTTTCAGTACCATTGGACGGGCGTACTCCCACACGTCCGCAGTCTTTTCGATCGTTAACTCCCGAACGGTAGGGTGGTCTTCGGTCGGCTCCTCGACCTCTTCTTCTGGGAGGAATACGTCCTCTGGTGCCGGGAAGCCGTTCTCGCGGCAGTACTCGACGAGGCGCTCGGTGATGACCTTGACCGCGCCACGGTGTCGATCTGTGAACGTCTCTTCCCACGTGTCCCGCAGCTGTGTGTAACTCGGTGGGTCGCCACGGGCACCGGGTTTTGGCTCTTCTTCGAAGAACCCGAGCGTCTGTGGCATGTCGCGCTCCGCTCGGATTCGCTTCGCAGTCTGCTTGATCGTCCACCCGTTGACTTCACGGAGGATGTGTGCTGACATCCAACACTCAATCGGTGTGTAGTTGTGGTGCCACTCGGCGCGGTCATCGGGGATCTCGCCTGAGAATCCGAGCATCGCAGCGACAAGTGTGATGTCTGGTTCGGATACGAACGGAAGGCGTCCCTGTAGAGAAATATCGATAGGACCGTCAATGTAGACGGTTTCGGAGAAATCGATCCTAATTCGGTTTGGGCCGAAGTATTCTGTTTCCGAACCCGACACGTATCGAAGAAATAGTATTCAAACAATACTTAAAAAGATACCGACTGGTAACTGACTATCGATATCATCGACGAACGCTGTTGCTGAACCCCCAGTACATGAAAGATAATGATCCCTCACGGTCAGTACAGGATGTACAATGACCAAAGTAGAATAGCTCTCTACAAACACTCGACACAAACAGACTTATGGGTTATCTCACCTAATCCCAGATATATGGTTCCCGATATTGAAACGGACGGTGGGACGACCGAAATGAGCCGAGATGAGAACATAGAGATGCCCCGAAATGCTGTCAAGAACGGTGTGTTAGATGCTATTGGAACCGTTGCCCTCCTTGGATTTTCTCTTTTAGCCCTCTTCATTGGTATAAGAGGGTTTTTCATTGATTCCTCAATGGCTATCAGCGGAGGATTCGTTATTGCTTCTTGCCTGCTGGCCGCAGCAGCATTCAATCTCATTCCACCTTTCCGAGATTA contains the following coding sequences:
- a CDS encoding ABC transporter permease: MSWRTVARKDIHDARRSRTLWLLLGLLSILFGGYAVAYATVDDGTFAGFVTGSVGLVDGVLPILGLLLGYRSISDDRTDGSLLLSLSLPQSRRELLVGTAVGRTVTLLGPTLFGLSIAGLYAALRYGKAGAIAYPWFLFATALYGASFVAIAVALSASTTTDRRITYGAVGGYLLLVVLWRTLTSIAVTVLHRFDTSLGLPDWALFLQLVEPGEAYARLLSVGFEVERANRYVGNGTPAFVDWWAALAVLVAWIAVPLLVGSRQFERGDL
- a CDS encoding ABC transporter permease subunit; protein product: MNWRIIARTDAALASAPRSTRLVLVLPAVTILAAAYLYPVFGSDPITTARFSGFVDGWLATVVPLTGVLLGHDAVVSERESGSLLLSLSLPHGRGDFVLGKVLSRVGLVSGVILAAMVLGAGLVVYPFGRLEVVQFCGFVATTVAFGAIWTNLGIAASLSTVTKQRAFVVAFGLFLLFVLVWDAIADGLQYGLDRAGLVDGSLPDPVRFVFGLEPGAVFQRVTAGFFDPSASVDGPWYLGEWVALAVFGLWLLGPLTVTYSRFAGSDLS
- a CDS encoding sensor histidine kinase, which gives rise to MTDRRDDGRADESDAITIDAVPVPVMGYDVSAGTPVIAATNDTFDATFDAASIGTNVREWLRRNCAVDESEVAAACDQLAAGNAIDIEIGVRTGDAERRPVRLRSVGRSSDDNTSDGADGGDEVDGYVLMTELEPTSADPVEFDRVASVITHDLRNPLDVAKAHLRAARETGETDHFDQVEDAHDRMERIIRDALTLARGDRAIDASENVAIDAVASDAWATVETEAASLEIDDDLPRLDADPDRLQRLFENLFRNAVEHGSTNSGSAAGQDTEHSSTDGPDATESARDEPVRVRVESADRGFLVADDGPGIPADKRERVFEPGYSSTDAGGGTGLGLTIVRRIAHAHDWTVSIAEGSCGGTTFEFRPITDDD
- a CDS encoding ABC transporter ATP-binding protein — encoded protein: MAAITANGVSKRYGTVTALERVSLSVEEGEIFGFLGPNGAGKSTFINVLLDFARPTDGSAELFGRDCQADGVSARERVGVLPDGYSVFDRLTGRQHVAYVVRSKDADDDPAEVLERVGISAAADRPASDYSKGMKQRLVLGMALVGEPDLLLLDEPTTGLDPSGAAEIRSILREERDRGAAVFFSSHILEQVEAICDRVGILQDGELVAVDTIDGLRQSIGGGTKLLIDVGELDDATTEAVRGVDGVETVTVSDGTTLEVTCTNDAKMDVVVELQRRGADVMNFRTEEASLEEMFLAYTGGSRE
- a CDS encoding ATP-binding protein, encoding MSLVETSAAVALDVTAVALLGWTLWLAVQSRDRPSAPPFIVILALLTVLGGLSALAELPGTSAVPALAMIIDIGQFGVGIVVPGVWVVYALSYTGRGTGLTRRRIAMFLGMAVPVVLSAIVVALRPPKTVGERLLVSFIGAEIMLVLGLFTYGTYLLVGHGWNHARISRGQVAIVIAAIAAPYLAGGIGSSDPVADGVTIGLLVSGGLLAVAVRQYPVMTGFPKAEYVARTRVVEALQEAVIVLDWEDHVLDANATTAELFGQSPQSMIGDPLRSITTGLEGTDLSAGATGTIPLQTTKGRRRFQFSVSAVDNAETDTDDGAGPVARTVMLRDVTDRQTREQRLAVLNRVLRHNVRNELDVVLAYADRIDDEDVRDGIRDSATDLVELSSKARAAEDVMTASAGSPEPVDLAAVARDVVEEYRTANRPCEISLSCPGEILVSSHRSVVRRVLSELVDNAITHADRSPRIEITARASPDGTAELVVADDGPGIPAREREILGDGTETQLEHGSGIGLWFVNWAVTQLGGDLSFRENEPTGSVVTVRLYDTDYSS
- a CDS encoding bacterio-opsin activator domain-containing protein produces the protein MTDRFDDETAAGGSGSDAMDERLQRAPIGIIETAADGRVVDVNDAAATLLETDPSALRGTAIGECFPKSADGTLRETFGGPSPTPASFEEYYPLIDRWLAVDVHVDEGTLVYVRDRTPQKETEQTVDRIDQRLDRIQRINSLVATVLQQVIGTSDRSDIARTVCEQLGGTDLYRFAWVGDRSFSEERLRVLAAAGDAADLRERIGESLEDERTVPGQAAVTSGKTQRHEAIAEDDTVPRGIRRAAFGHGLQSCLAVPLAYQGTVYGVVTVYTDREDGFSDQERVALETLGGVAGFAINAGQQEDLLVADTGTEVTVEVRGETVPFVGAAREADRALSLAGAIPRGDGAVVCYLTADGPLEGVDESLTDCEAVANVRRIRDETEPLLQATVSGETPVTALAAWGATIEGGEYGAESARLVAEVPSDGDVRRLLEAVDAVVSETQLVAKRETTRAPEPTEGFRDTLDERLTDRQRTVLRTAHLSDYFTSPRGSSSAEVAETLDIAGSTMLYHLRRAEQKLVEAFFDADSPTEAGGSDAARDDVEPSTTDGT